One Pandoraea oxalativorans genomic window, TGTGTGTACCTGAGCCATCCGAAGGCGCTTGCCGCACTCAACCGCTACATCGAATGGCGGTGGAAGCGGAGCAAAGGCACTGCAATGGATCGCCAGAAGTGGAGGGGCTTGATGCCTCAGACGTCGCTGATCCTGACTCATAAGGGGAGCCGTTACGAGTTGAGCGTCAAGCGCCGGACGAACGACAGCGGAGAGCAAGTCGAATACCTGGCTGCGGACAGCTTGCAGAGCTATGTCACCGGCCTATACCGCGCGGCTGGGCTTGGGAAGGGGTACAGCAGCCACTCCGGTCGACGCACGTTTGCCAGCCGCCTTCTGGCGCAAGGGCACTCAATCGAAACCGTACAAATATTGCTCGGCCATGCTCATCTCGATCACGTTTCTCCGTATCTTGAAGTGACGGAGCGTGAATTTCTCGAAGCGATTGAGGGGCTAGAAGAAATGTTCGCCACTGATTGATGATGCTGACCGTTTATACATGTTGAAACGCAGAAAGATTGCGTCTATACTTGTCGATACGTAATGGAGGTAAATCATCATGGCAAAGACA contains:
- a CDS encoding tyrosine-type recombinase/integrase yields the protein MHIKRAKTLKPAQIRHLLRVTEATSRHPERDALVLLLGFTCGMRISEIARIEVADVLQPSGLIREEVSLRAAITKGCRQRCVYLSHPKALAALNRYIEWRWKRSKGTAMDRQKWRGLMPQTSLILTHKGSRYELSVKRRTNDSGEQVEYLAADSLQSYVTGLYRAAGLGKGYSSHSGRRTFASRLLAQGHSIETVQILLGHAHLDHVSPYLEVTEREFLEAIEGLEEMFATD